From Microcystis aeruginosa NIES-2549, a single genomic window includes:
- a CDS encoding DUF433 domain-containing protein, translating into MNYRDYITIEPNKRGGKPCVRGLRITVYEVLEYLASEMTEEEILEDFPDLTREDLKACIAYAADRERRLMIST; encoded by the coding sequence ATGAATTACAGAGACTATATAACAATTGAACCCAATAAACGTGGTGGTAAGCCTTGTGTGCGTGGCTTGCGAATCACAGTTTATGAAGTGCTTGAATACCTAGCTTCGGAAATGACAGAAGAAGAAATTCTTGAGGATTTTCCCGACCTGACGCGAGAAGATTTAAAGGCTTGTATTGCTTATGCGGCTGATCGTGAACGTCGGTTAATGATTTCGACTTGA